In Streptomyces sp. NBC_00414, a single window of DNA contains:
- a CDS encoding phosphotransferase family protein, protein MISGSGGGTEFTAEGLAPVLREACTTAGLDSAGAELLRLGSNAVYRLASLPIIVRIARDPSVLAEMDRAVKVARWLESEDFPATRVPTQIAQPLVVGGLVVTFWESVQENVEYATIGELADLLRRLHWLEEPQSLGLPYFDPLAKLAASLEGLDGVAGEDRQFLEERAAKLAKDYDRLDFVLPFGMIHGDANIGNVLRHSDGHAVFIDLDGFTLAPREWDLILTAIYYDRYGWHSKAEYAEFVHRYGFDLMNWPGYETLADLRELMMVVWLGHQVTANERSGAEFARRVRSLRTGKGRDEWNAF, encoded by the coding sequence ATGATCTCGGGCAGCGGCGGCGGCACGGAGTTCACTGCGGAGGGCTTGGCGCCCGTCCTCCGGGAGGCGTGCACGACGGCCGGACTCGACTCCGCCGGCGCCGAGTTGCTGCGGCTCGGTTCGAACGCTGTCTACCGCCTGGCGTCGTTACCGATCATCGTCCGCATCGCGCGTGACCCGTCGGTCCTGGCGGAGATGGACCGAGCGGTGAAGGTGGCCCGCTGGCTGGAGTCGGAGGACTTCCCGGCCACACGGGTGCCGACACAGATCGCTCAGCCGCTCGTCGTCGGCGGCCTGGTCGTGACCTTCTGGGAGAGCGTCCAGGAGAACGTGGAGTACGCCACCATCGGCGAGCTGGCCGATCTGCTGCGCCGCCTGCACTGGCTCGAAGAGCCGCAGTCGCTGGGCCTGCCGTACTTCGATCCGCTCGCCAAACTGGCGGCGTCCCTCGAAGGGCTGGACGGCGTCGCGGGGGAGGACCGGCAATTCTTGGAGGAACGAGCGGCCAAGCTCGCCAAGGATTACGACCGTCTGGACTTCGTACTCCCCTTTGGCATGATTCACGGGGACGCCAACATCGGAAACGTCCTCCGCCACAGCGACGGTCACGCGGTCTTCATCGACCTGGACGGCTTCACGCTCGCTCCGCGCGAGTGGGACCTGATCCTGACGGCGATCTACTACGACCGTTACGGCTGGCACTCGAAGGCGGAGTACGCGGAGTTCGTCCACCGCTACGGCTTCGACCTAATGAACTGGCCGGGGTACGAGACGCTGGCTGATCTGCGTGAGCTGATGATGGTTGTCTGGCTCGGTCACCAGGTCACGGCCAACGAGCGGTCCGGCGCGGAGTTCGCCCGACGGGTGCGATCTCTCCGCACGGGGAAGGGGCGAGACGAGTGGAACGCGTTCTGA
- a CDS encoding bifunctional DNA primase/polymerase, translated as MTTRGVEWLSAAADDPVECRMAWASDPRAPYVLAAGRFFDTVTVEQRVGMETFDQLLRRGLPFGPAVLDRKAQRVGFFLGSHSEEMFTQHLVQEEGAPPAYRYLGDGSVVVVPGPMPMSGDRYQWLRAPTRRPIANPLRPVALATMLVASAELLARVDRYGERYPSAAALTLSAFEGDRPDGK; from the coding sequence ATGACCACGAGAGGCGTCGAATGGCTCTCCGCGGCGGCAGATGATCCGGTCGAATGCCGGATGGCTTGGGCGAGCGATCCTCGCGCACCGTACGTGCTGGCAGCCGGCCGCTTCTTCGACACGGTGACGGTCGAGCAGCGGGTTGGCATGGAGACCTTCGACCAACTCCTGCGCAGGGGTCTGCCGTTCGGACCCGCCGTGCTCGACCGCAAGGCGCAGCGAGTCGGCTTCTTCCTCGGCTCGCACAGCGAGGAGATGTTCACCCAACACCTGGTACAGGAGGAGGGCGCCCCACCGGCATACCGCTACCTGGGAGACGGCTCTGTGGTCGTCGTCCCGGGACCCATGCCTATGAGCGGTGACCGCTACCAGTGGCTCCGTGCTCCGACTCGGCGGCCCATCGCCAACCCGCTGCGTCCGGTCGCCCTGGCCACCATGCTGGTCGCCTCTGCCGAACTGCTCGCTCGTGTGGACCGGTACGGCGAGCGCTACCCGTCTGCGGCTGCCCTCACGCTTTCCGCCTTCGAGGGGGACCGGCCCGATGGGAAATGA